From Sardina pilchardus chromosome 9, fSarPil1.1, whole genome shotgun sequence, a single genomic window includes:
- the sdc4 gene encoding syndecan-4 isoform X1: MQKLFLLLVLVASVCSESQARETETWMPMKAKQSQEDLVSSGDSQNGSDFEITSDDEDDDDDSFYDDGFSGSGDDESFKEIVPTSKPNLNDNRIPEQGDSEKPRPTVDENDIVAKNEVGVRSSGFEEYPPNVLMSQSGDDKFFHRTEVIAALIAGGAVGLLFSVLLILLLVYRMKKKDEGSYDLGKKPIYTKAATMEIYA; this comes from the exons atgcaaAAGCTGTTCCTCTTGTTGGTTTTAGTCGCTTCAGTCTGCTCTGAATCG CAGGCGAGAGAGACTGAGACGTGGATGCCCATGAAGGCTAAGCAGTCTCAGGAGGACCTGGTGTCGTCGGGTGACTCCCAGAACGGTTCCGACTTCGAGATCACCAGCGACGACGAGGACGATGATGACGACTCATTCTACGATGATGGCTTTTCAGGCTCTGGAGATGATG AGTCCTTCAAAGAGATTGTGCCAACATCTAAG CCAAACCTCAACGACAACAGGATCCCAGAGCAGGGAGACTCCGAGAAGCCACGACCCACCGTGGACGAGAACGACATTGTGGCCAAGAACGAGGTCGGCGTGCGCTCGTCAGGGTTCGAGGAGTACCCACCCAACGTGCTGATGTCCCAGTCGGGAGACGATAAATTCTTTCACAGGACTGAAGTGATTGCAG CCCTGATTGCTGGCGGCGCagtgggcctgctcttctccgtGCTCCTCATTCTGCTGCTCGTCTATCGCATGAAGAAGAAAGATGAGGGCAGCTACGACCTGGGCAAGAAGCCCATCTACACGAAAGCCGCCACCATGGAGATCTACGCCTAA
- the sdc4 gene encoding syndecan-4 isoform X2: MQKLFLLLVLVASVCSESARETETWMPMKAKQSQEDLVSSGDSQNGSDFEITSDDEDDDDDSFYDDGFSGSGDDESFKEIVPTSKPNLNDNRIPEQGDSEKPRPTVDENDIVAKNEVGVRSSGFEEYPPNVLMSQSGDDKFFHRTEVIAALIAGGAVGLLFSVLLILLLVYRMKKKDEGSYDLGKKPIYTKAATMEIYA, from the exons atgcaaAAGCTGTTCCTCTTGTTGGTTTTAGTCGCTTCAGTCTGCTCTGAATCG GCGAGAGAGACTGAGACGTGGATGCCCATGAAGGCTAAGCAGTCTCAGGAGGACCTGGTGTCGTCGGGTGACTCCCAGAACGGTTCCGACTTCGAGATCACCAGCGACGACGAGGACGATGATGACGACTCATTCTACGATGATGGCTTTTCAGGCTCTGGAGATGATG AGTCCTTCAAAGAGATTGTGCCAACATCTAAG CCAAACCTCAACGACAACAGGATCCCAGAGCAGGGAGACTCCGAGAAGCCACGACCCACCGTGGACGAGAACGACATTGTGGCCAAGAACGAGGTCGGCGTGCGCTCGTCAGGGTTCGAGGAGTACCCACCCAACGTGCTGATGTCCCAGTCGGGAGACGATAAATTCTTTCACAGGACTGAAGTGATTGCAG CCCTGATTGCTGGCGGCGCagtgggcctgctcttctccgtGCTCCTCATTCTGCTGCTCGTCTATCGCATGAAGAAGAAAGATGAGGGCAGCTACGACCTGGGCAAGAAGCCCATCTACACGAAAGCCGCCACCATGGAGATCTACGCCTAA